From Microcoleus sp. FACHB-672, one genomic window encodes:
- the purH gene encoding bifunctional phosphoribosylaminoimidazolecarboxamide formyltransferase/IMP cyclohydrolase, which produces MARLALLSTSDKTGLIDLARCLVEEFQFDLISSGGTAVALKNAGVPVTKVSDYTGSPEILGGRVKTLHPRIHGGILARRDFPEDIADLQANDIRAIDLVVVNLYPFEQTIAKAGVTLPEAIEQIDIGGPTLLRASAKNFNYLTVLCDPAQYNEYLQELRQNNSEASLTFRQKCALKAFEHTAAYDRAISAYLTGQQESKEEAEKSSLPQEFSISGRQLQPLRYGENPHQPAAWYQVGSNPTGWASAVKVQGKELSYNNLVDLEAARRIIAEFAGPESDPAAAILKHTNPCGVALGNSLVEAYEKAFSADSVSAFGGIVALNRPIDARTATALTQTFLECVVAPACDPDAEEILKSKSKVRVLLLPDLHSGPQETLKAIAGGFLVQASDDAVEDPSQWQVVTDLQPTQDQLAELLFAWKISKHVKSNAIVVTRQRTTVGVGAGQMNRVGSVKIALEQAGEKATCGVLASDGFFPFDDSVRTAAAAGISAIAQPGGSLRDSDSIKAANELGLVMVFTGVRHFLH; this is translated from the coding sequence ATGGCACGTCTAGCACTGCTGAGTACATCTGATAAAACCGGCTTAATCGATCTCGCCCGCTGCTTGGTAGAAGAATTTCAATTTGACCTGATCAGCAGTGGCGGGACGGCAGTTGCCCTTAAAAACGCTGGAGTGCCGGTTACGAAAGTTTCTGACTACACCGGCTCCCCTGAAATTTTAGGGGGACGCGTCAAAACACTGCACCCGCGAATTCACGGCGGCATTCTCGCACGTCGGGACTTCCCCGAAGATATCGCCGATCTGCAAGCGAACGATATCAGAGCAATCGATTTGGTTGTCGTCAATCTTTACCCCTTCGAGCAAACAATTGCCAAAGCCGGTGTCACCTTGCCAGAAGCAATCGAGCAAATCGATATTGGTGGCCCAACTCTGCTACGAGCCTCTGCGAAAAATTTTAACTATCTGACGGTTCTGTGCGATCCGGCTCAATATAACGAATACTTGCAAGAATTGCGGCAGAATAATTCCGAAGCTTCTTTGACATTTAGACAAAAATGTGCACTGAAAGCCTTTGAACACACAGCCGCCTACGACCGGGCTATCTCCGCTTATTTAACCGGACAGCAGGAAAGCAAAGAAGAAGCGGAGAAATCTTCACTACCCCAAGAGTTCTCAATTTCAGGCCGGCAGTTGCAACCCCTACGCTATGGCGAAAATCCCCATCAGCCGGCAGCCTGGTATCAAGTGGGAAGCAACCCAACCGGCTGGGCATCTGCGGTCAAAGTTCAAGGAAAAGAACTCAGTTACAACAATTTAGTCGATTTAGAAGCGGCACGGCGCATCATTGCTGAATTTGCCGGCCCGGAAAGTGACCCAGCCGCTGCCATTCTCAAACACACCAATCCCTGCGGCGTTGCGTTGGGAAACAGCTTAGTCGAGGCGTATGAGAAGGCATTTAGTGCCGATTCTGTCTCCGCTTTCGGCGGTATTGTCGCCCTGAACCGGCCTATTGATGCCCGCACCGCCACTGCACTCACCCAGACCTTTTTAGAATGCGTGGTGGCACCGGCTTGCGATCCAGATGCAGAGGAAATTCTCAAATCCAAGTCTAAGGTGCGAGTTTTACTGCTGCCAGACTTGCACAGTGGCCCTCAGGAAACTCTCAAAGCCATAGCGGGCGGGTTTTTGGTGCAGGCTTCTGATGATGCGGTAGAAGACCCTTCACAGTGGCAAGTTGTGACGGATTTGCAACCGACGCAAGACCAACTCGCCGAACTGCTCTTTGCTTGGAAGATTTCCAAACACGTCAAATCTAATGCAATTGTCGTAACTCGCCAGCGCACAACAGTGGGTGTGGGTGCGGGTCAGATGAATCGCGTGGGTTCGGTTAAAATTGCCCTAGAACAAGCCGGTGAAAAAGCCACCTGCGGTGTTCTGGCTAGTGATGGCTTTTTCCCCTTTGATGATTCGGTACGCACAGCAGCGGCTGCCGGTATTTCGGCAATTGCCCAGCCTGGAGGCAGCTTGCGAGACAGCGATTCTATCAAAGCTGCCAATGAATTAGGCTTGGTGATGGTGTTTACAGGGGTGCGTCACTTTTTGCATTAA
- a CDS encoding DUF3536 domain-containing protein: MASPSEAASLGRAAASVNSLSEQEAATSSLSATVAELNQLVTHNDAPENDPQQTATGVYVTVHGHFYQPPRENPYLDAIELQAGAAPFHDWNERIHHECYRPNAFARILNDRGEIVGIVNNYEYLSFNIGPTLMTWLERHDAEVYQRILEADRKSSERLNGHGNAIAQVYNHIIMPLANERDKYTQIRWGKEDFRSRFGRDPEGMWLAETAVDYATLEVLIAEGIKFIVLAPSQAQRCRTIPKDEQPVTQWHEVGGGQIDPTRPYRCYLKPSSVSAGSENGAESLDTQTTDSTPYIDIFFYDGPISRDMGFNDVLSNSHHLAARLGQAIHGDHRPSQLISVATDGETFGHHKGGTEKCLAYAFIEEFPRRSWTVTNFAHYLSLNSPAWEVELKPVTAWSCSHGVSRWEDDCGCGGGGLWNQKWRRPLRVALDWLRDRLSEVYEEAGRRFFRDPWLARDEYIQVIRDRSLENVERFLARHHSHPLAPAEQVDALRLLEMQRHTLLMYTSCGWFFEELSRPEGVQILRYAARAIELAGDIAGVQLEQQFVEMLAFAPSNVEFFKDGAAIYRHLVLTAQISLEQVAAHYAISGLFTAYPQHHRVYCYTTHQQDYQLQRMGSLTLAVGQLQLISEITQESVQLVFAVLHLGGWDFHCCIQPFAGRRAYTQMKEQLFGALQEASAAHVILGMNQYFDGKSFSLRDLFAEERHRIMRLLSQETLMRLDQLYTQVYRDNYGVMMGFHRDELPVPQELQVAAEIALGHRCLTEAKALYHEISDGSSNEGHLGLSHLAELEAIATEANHLRCRLNLPEVKQTLEQLVLRSLWELLQNGASATFEADFQRIERIIALGRQLNLGLEIDRAQELYFNWLQTEQITDLGQLRRLLQLGQMLVVDVSTQLSRLS, encoded by the coding sequence ATGGCTTCTCCTTCTGAGGCTGCGTCTTTGGGACGCGCTGCTGCTTCAGTCAATTCGTTGAGTGAGCAAGAAGCAGCAACCAGTAGTTTATCCGCCACTGTTGCTGAACTGAACCAACTGGTAACGCACAATGACGCACCAGAGAACGATCCCCAACAAACGGCGACAGGTGTTTACGTCACGGTTCACGGTCATTTCTATCAGCCACCCCGGGAAAATCCTTACTTAGACGCGATTGAACTGCAAGCCGGTGCGGCACCTTTCCACGACTGGAACGAACGAATTCACCACGAATGCTACCGTCCCAATGCCTTTGCGCGCATCTTGAATGACCGGGGCGAAATCGTGGGGATCGTTAATAACTACGAGTATTTGAGCTTTAACATCGGCCCAACCTTGATGACGTGGCTAGAACGCCATGACGCAGAAGTTTATCAGCGCATTTTAGAAGCTGATCGCAAAAGCAGCGAACGTTTAAATGGTCATGGCAATGCGATTGCTCAAGTTTATAACCACATCATTATGCCTTTGGCAAATGAACGGGATAAATACACCCAAATTCGCTGGGGTAAAGAAGACTTCCGATCCCGATTTGGCCGTGATCCCGAAGGAATGTGGCTGGCTGAAACGGCGGTTGATTATGCCACTTTAGAAGTCTTAATTGCTGAGGGGATCAAATTTATTGTTCTGGCACCTTCTCAAGCACAACGCTGCCGGACGATCCCCAAAGATGAACAGCCGGTGACGCAATGGCACGAGGTTGGCGGTGGTCAAATTGATCCCACTCGTCCCTATCGCTGTTATTTGAAACCAAGCAGTGTATCTGCCGGCAGTGAGAACGGCGCTGAATCCCTAGATACCCAAACTACGGACTCTACCCCCTACATCGATATCTTTTTCTACGATGGGCCGATCTCGCGGGATATGGGGTTTAATGATGTCCTCAGTAATTCCCATCACTTAGCCGCCCGCCTAGGCCAAGCGATACATGGGGATCACCGGCCTAGTCAGCTGATTTCTGTGGCCACCGATGGCGAAACCTTTGGCCACCACAAGGGAGGAACTGAAAAATGCCTCGCCTACGCCTTCATTGAGGAATTTCCCCGGCGTAGTTGGACGGTGACAAACTTCGCGCATTACCTCAGCCTGAACTCCCCGGCTTGGGAAGTGGAACTCAAGCCAGTGACCGCATGGAGTTGCTCTCACGGTGTTAGCCGGTGGGAGGATGACTGCGGTTGCGGCGGCGGCGGGTTGTGGAATCAAAAATGGCGTCGTCCGTTGCGCGTGGCGCTAGATTGGCTACGAGATCGGCTTTCTGAGGTTTATGAAGAAGCCGGTCGCCGGTTCTTCCGCGATCCCTGGCTAGCGCGGGATGAGTATATTCAAGTGATTCGGGATCGCAGCTTGGAAAATGTTGAGCGGTTCCTAGCGCGTCACCATTCCCACCCACTTGCGCCGGCAGAACAAGTGGACGCCCTGCGACTATTGGAAATGCAGCGCCACACGCTGTTGATGTATACCAGTTGCGGTTGGTTTTTTGAAGAACTATCCCGTCCAGAAGGCGTGCAGATTCTTCGCTATGCCGCCCGTGCGATTGAACTTGCCGGCGATATTGCCGGTGTGCAATTAGAACAGCAGTTTGTCGAAATGCTGGCTTTTGCGCCCAGTAACGTTGAATTTTTTAAAGATGGCGCGGCTATCTACCGGCATTTAGTTCTGACTGCCCAAATTAGTTTGGAACAAGTGGCGGCGCACTACGCCATCAGCGGGTTATTTACCGCCTATCCCCAACACCACCGGGTTTATTGCTACACCACGCATCAGCAAGATTACCAATTGCAGCGTATGGGATCGCTGACACTTGCAGTCGGTCAGTTGCAGCTAATTTCAGAGATTACCCAGGAAAGTGTGCAACTGGTGTTTGCGGTATTACACTTGGGCGGCTGGGATTTCCACTGCTGCATACAGCCGTTCGCGGGCCGGCGGGCTTACACTCAGATGAAGGAGCAACTATTTGGTGCACTGCAAGAAGCAAGTGCAGCTCATGTGATTCTGGGGATGAACCAGTATTTTGATGGTAAGTCTTTTAGCCTGCGGGACTTGTTTGCCGAGGAACGGCACCGGATTATGCGCCTGCTAAGTCAGGAAACCCTGATGCGGCTAGACCAGCTCTATACCCAGGTTTACCGGGATAATTATGGCGTGATGATGGGCTTCCACCGGGATGAACTGCCGGTTCCCCAAGAGTTGCAGGTGGCTGCAGAGATTGCTTTGGGCCATCGCTGCCTCACAGAAGCTAAGGCTCTTTACCATGAAATTAGCGATGGGTCAAGCAATGAGGGGCATCTGGGGCTGAGTCATTTAGCAGAACTAGAGGCAATCGCCACGGAAGCAAACCACCTGCGCTGCCGGTTAAATCTGCCGGAAGTTAAGCAAACTTTGGAGCAGCTAGTGTTGCGCTCTTTGTGGGAGTTGCTGCAAAATGGGGCGAGTGCAACATTTGAGGCGGATTTTCAACGCATTGAGCGCATCATTGCACTAGGCCGGCAATTGAATCTCGGTTTAGAGATTGATCGGGCGCAGGAATTGTACTTCAACTGGCTGCAAACAGAACAGATAACTGACCTTGGGCAACTGCGCCGGCTGCTGCAGTTGGGTCAAATGTTAGTTGTGGATGTGAGTACCCAATTGAGCCGACTGTCCTAA
- the cax gene encoding calcium/proton exchanger, producing MLNTKNVLSALLLFVPISIAAHFLDWGSSAIFITSALAIIPLAAWMGTATEEIAVVLGPTLGGLLNATFGNATELIIGIIALNAGLIDVVKASITGSIMGNLLLVMGLSMLLGGLRFKEQTFQPIVARSNASAMNLAVIAMLLPTAMGATVPGIPEVTLQRLSVAVAVVLILVYGLTLLFSMKTHTYLYDVGLAEMDPADLADANLAPDDSEGEVNLPLWIGVLLAATLVVAVESELLVESLEEATSALGLTALFTGVILVPIIGNAAEHATAVTVAMKNKMDLSVSVAVGSSLQIALFVAPVLVLAGWIFGQPMDLYFKPFELVAVAVAVLIANSVSSDGRSDWLEGTLLLAAYAVLGLAFYFHPVIEGIG from the coding sequence ATGCTCAACACAAAAAATGTCTTATCAGCCTTGTTGCTGTTTGTCCCGATTTCCATTGCCGCCCATTTCCTAGACTGGGGATCGTCCGCTATCTTCATAACCTCTGCGCTGGCGATCATCCCCCTCGCTGCGTGGATGGGGACTGCCACTGAAGAAATTGCTGTTGTTCTTGGCCCCACTTTGGGCGGTCTGTTAAACGCTACTTTTGGCAATGCCACTGAATTGATTATTGGCATTATCGCCCTCAACGCCGGATTGATCGATGTTGTCAAAGCCAGTATCACCGGCTCGATTATGGGCAACTTACTCCTGGTAATGGGCCTTTCCATGCTGTTGGGTGGCCTGCGTTTTAAAGAGCAGACGTTTCAACCAATTGTGGCCCGCTCCAACGCCTCTGCGATGAATTTGGCTGTGATTGCCATGCTGCTGCCAACCGCGATGGGTGCCACAGTTCCCGGCATCCCGGAAGTGACGCTTCAGCGTCTCTCTGTCGCCGTCGCTGTGGTGCTAATTTTGGTCTATGGGCTAACGCTGCTGTTTTCGATGAAAACTCACACCTATCTCTATGATGTGGGTTTGGCAGAAATGGACCCGGCAGATTTAGCGGATGCCAACCTAGCACCCGATGACAGTGAAGGAGAGGTGAACCTGCCGCTTTGGATCGGGGTACTCTTAGCCGCTACCCTAGTCGTTGCGGTTGAGTCTGAATTGTTGGTTGAGTCCCTCGAAGAAGCAACTTCCGCGCTAGGACTGACGGCACTGTTTACCGGCGTTATCCTGGTTCCGATTATTGGCAATGCTGCCGAACACGCCACAGCCGTTACGGTGGCGATGAAAAATAAAATGGATCTGTCTGTCTCTGTGGCAGTGGGATCAAGTTTGCAAATTGCCTTGTTTGTTGCGCCGGTGTTGGTGTTAGCCGGCTGGATATTTGGCCAACCGATGGATCTGTACTTCAAACCGTTTGAACTGGTGGCAGTGGCAGTGGCAGTGTTAATTGCTAACTCGGTGAGTTCCGATGGCCGATCTGATTGGCTGGAAGGCACCCTGTTGCTAGCCGCTTATGCAGTTTTGGGACTTGCGTTCTATTTCCATCCGGTCATTGAAGGAATCGGTTAA
- a CDS encoding protein kinase domain-containing protein, with protein MVFFQKAGNPISPAFLKATAPKNQDFARAFQCQKIDIPLASMTYCINPNCPKPQNPENLLFCQSCGSDLLLNGQYRVMSILGEGGFAKTYEVSDCGTPKVLKVLFLHQEKAISLFQQEARVLSRLNHPGIPRVESDGYFTFYPKNSDQPVYCLVMEKIAGLDLEEWMNERNHQPISEALAINWLKELAEILERVHQQNYFHRDIKPANIMLRSSADSLNTGRQELALIDFGTARAITATVLGGRHNGTQIFSAGYSPIEQVNGQAVPQSDFFALGRTFVYLLTGLLPSDLPVDADTGDLIWRDRANVSQPVADLIDNLMGLFPVNRPQNAQIILQRLAEIEGALDQVQSPSAKVKSASGSHNIQPASYSAAGFWPRFAAYVIDSTTVTLGGAIIGGFLINHVYNLIQEPWQALGVFLGAMVLSALGTFGSFFGLLIAALAIVGSGKSLGGVDSVLLAVVLIGIGLKWLYFTVLECSPLQATLGKRRLKLVVTDAQGKQISWGRANRRYWSKTVSGSILCIGFIMAGFNRKKQALHDIIADTLVSKKI; from the coding sequence GTGGTTTTTTTTCAGAAAGCCGGCAACCCAATTTCACCGGCTTTTTTGAAAGCAACCGCACCAAAGAATCAAGACTTTGCCAGAGCCTTTCAATGTCAAAAAATAGATATTCCCCTGGCATCTATGACTTACTGCATTAATCCCAATTGCCCAAAGCCTCAAAATCCTGAAAACTTGCTTTTTTGCCAAAGTTGTGGTTCTGATTTGCTTTTAAACGGGCAGTATCGGGTCATGAGTATTTTGGGGGAAGGGGGTTTTGCTAAAACTTATGAAGTGAGTGATTGCGGCACGCCGAAAGTGCTAAAAGTGCTTTTCCTCCATCAGGAAAAGGCGATTTCACTGTTTCAGCAAGAAGCGCGAGTTTTAAGCCGGTTGAATCATCCTGGAATTCCGAGAGTTGAATCCGATGGTTATTTTACTTTTTATCCCAAAAATAGCGACCAGCCTGTATATTGCCTCGTGATGGAAAAAATAGCAGGGTTGGATTTAGAGGAGTGGATGAATGAGAGAAATCATCAACCCATTTCTGAAGCCTTGGCTATTAACTGGTTAAAAGAACTGGCAGAAATTTTAGAGCGCGTTCACCAGCAAAATTATTTTCATCGAGATATCAAGCCGGCTAATATTATGCTGCGATCTTCTGCGGATTCCCTGAATACAGGGCGTCAGGAACTGGCATTAATTGATTTTGGCACGGCGAGGGCGATTACCGCTACAGTTCTTGGAGGCCGGCACAATGGGACGCAAATTTTTTCAGCCGGCTATTCACCCATTGAACAAGTGAACGGTCAAGCGGTGCCGCAATCAGATTTTTTTGCATTAGGACGCACTTTTGTTTATTTACTCACCGGCTTGCTTCCTAGCGATCTGCCGGTGGATGCCGATACAGGCGATTTAATCTGGCGAGATCGGGCAAATGTCTCGCAGCCAGTGGCCGATTTGATTGACAATCTGATGGGTTTGTTTCCGGTTAATCGGCCTCAAAATGCCCAAATTATTTTACAGCGGTTAGCAGAAATAGAAGGCGCTTTAGATCAAGTTCAGTCCCCATCTGCAAAGGTTAAATCTGCTAGTGGCAGCCACAACATTCAACCAGCCAGTTATTCGGCTGCCGGCTTTTGGCCGCGTTTTGCTGCTTATGTGATCGATAGCACGACTGTCACGCTTGGAGGAGCTATTATTGGCGGATTTTTAATTAATCATGTCTATAACCTGATTCAGGAGCCTTGGCAAGCTTTAGGCGTATTTTTAGGAGCAATGGTGCTAAGCGCATTGGGAACGTTTGGCAGTTTTTTCGGCTTGCTAATTGCGGCACTGGCAATTGTGGGATCGGGAAAATCTTTAGGGGGAGTGGATTCAGTTTTGCTCGCTGTAGTCTTAATAGGAATTGGGCTAAAATGGCTTTATTTTACGGTGCTTGAATGTTCTCCGCTGCAAGCTACCTTGGGAAAAAGACGCTTAAAACTTGTTGTCACAGACGCTCAAGGAAAACAAATTTCTTGGGGACGCGCGAATCGGCGTTATTGGAGTAAAACCGTTTCTGGATCTATTTTGTGTATTGGATTTATTATGGCCGGCTTTAATCGCAAAAAGCAAGCGCTGCACGATATCATTGCCGATACTCTCGTTTCTAAAAAAATATAA
- a CDS encoding serine/threonine-protein kinase, whose protein sequence is MRNRYRIVRPLGGGGFGKTFEVDDQGTLKVLKILYKNHPKAVELFQQEATVLSRLQHPGIPTVEPNGYFTFLPHNFKEPLHCLVMEKIQGLNLEEWMKERENKPLSQEEALDCLKKIAEILDKVHQQQFFHRDIKPLNIMRRPNSQLVLIDFGAAREVTSTYLAKVGQGQNVTGIVSPGYTPPEQVNGKAVPQSDFYALGRTFVYLMTGSPPTAFPENPRTGKLIWREKAPQINLEFADVIDYLMAPFPGNRPQNAQMILQCLADIEPGSSYNPQTGFSKPRFYSGNSNLLGRSSREISTSKQGSTASKNRQKQKAGQYKKLLIRTGALALLFLASTQLFSYWRYGNFPANPIRVLASIPSSRFLQKSVSSQVGHVNAITISPVPVGARKASNFIFASASYGTLRLWEENTGKLRHAFFDAHSNAIGALAMTPDGKLLASGSTDKTIRLWNLEKNFRIRTIPAHAGSVNALAISPDGKTLISASDDKTIRLWRLPTGKRILTIPAHAGPVNALAISPSGEILASGSDDNTIKLWDLSTGKLLSTFVGHKGSVHALAISPDGKTLVSGSADNTVKQWNLGTGKLRRTLEGHSSRVRSLAISPNGKTLVSAGDTIMLWNLKTGKHLETLLGHANYVSSVAITPDGKTLISGSRDQTIKIWQMP, encoded by the coding sequence GTGCGAAACCGTTATCGGATCGTCCGACCGCTTGGAGGCGGAGGCTTTGGCAAAACCTTTGAAGTTGACGATCAAGGCACCTTAAAAGTCTTAAAAATTCTTTACAAGAATCATCCCAAAGCCGTAGAACTGTTTCAGCAAGAAGCCACGGTGTTGAGCCGGTTGCAGCACCCAGGAATTCCCACAGTAGAACCCAATGGCTACTTCACCTTTTTGCCCCACAATTTCAAAGAGCCATTGCACTGCTTAGTGATGGAAAAAATTCAGGGCTTAAATCTTGAAGAGTGGATGAAAGAACGCGAAAACAAACCACTTAGCCAAGAAGAAGCCCTGGACTGTTTAAAAAAAATTGCAGAAATCCTGGATAAAGTCCACCAGCAACAATTTTTTCATCGGGATATCAAACCACTCAACATCATGCGTCGGCCTAATAGCCAGCTGGTGTTAATTGACTTTGGGGCTGCTAGAGAAGTGACCTCAACCTATCTTGCAAAAGTCGGTCAGGGGCAAAACGTTACAGGCATTGTTTCCCCAGGCTACACGCCACCCGAACAAGTGAATGGCAAAGCCGTCCCCCAATCGGATTTCTACGCTTTGGGGCGAACTTTTGTTTATTTAATGACCGGCAGCCCCCCCACCGCATTTCCAGAAAACCCCCGCACAGGTAAGTTAATTTGGCGAGAAAAAGCCCCACAAATTAACCTAGAATTTGCCGATGTCATTGATTACCTGATGGCTCCATTCCCGGGTAATCGGCCTCAAAATGCCCAAATGATTTTACAGTGTTTGGCAGATATAGAGCCGGGGAGTTCATACAATCCACAAACCGGCTTTTCCAAACCCCGCTTTTACAGCGGCAACAGCAATTTGCTGGGGCGTTCTTCCCGAGAAATATCTACTTCCAAACAAGGCTCCACAGCCTCTAAAAATCGCCAAAAACAAAAAGCCGGTCAATATAAAAAACTATTAATTCGTACCGGCGCACTAGCACTGCTGTTCCTTGCCAGCACCCAACTTTTCAGTTATTGGCGCTACGGAAACTTCCCCGCCAACCCTATCCGGGTGCTTGCCAGCATCCCCAGCAGCCGCTTTCTTCAAAAAAGCGTCAGTAGCCAAGTTGGTCATGTCAATGCCATCACCATCAGTCCCGTTCCAGTGGGAGCGAGAAAGGCAAGCAACTTTATCTTTGCTAGCGCCAGTTACGGAACGCTTAGACTCTGGGAAGAAAACACCGGCAAACTGCGGCACGCCTTCTTTGATGCCCATTCTAATGCGATTGGCGCACTTGCCATGACCCCAGATGGCAAACTCCTTGCCAGTGGCAGTACCGACAAGACGATCAGGCTATGGAATCTTGAGAAAAACTTTCGGATACGCACGATCCCAGCTCACGCCGGCTCAGTCAACGCCCTAGCCATCAGCCCAGATGGCAAAACCCTGATTAGCGCTAGTGACGACAAGACGATCAGACTGTGGCGTTTGCCAACCGGCAAGCGGATACTCACGATCCCTGCTCATGCCGGCCCTGTCAATGCTCTAGCCATCAGCCCAAGTGGTGAAATTCTTGCTAGTGGCAGCGATGACAATACAATCAAGCTTTGGGATCTGAGTACCGGCAAACTGCTCAGTACCTTTGTGGGGCATAAAGGATCGGTTCATGCGCTCGCCATCAGTCCAGATGGCAAAACCCTCGTCAGTGGCAGCGCAGACAACACTGTTAAGCAGTGGAATCTAGGCACCGGCAAGCTACGCAGAACTTTGGAAGGGCATTCTAGCAGGGTTCGGTCGCTTGCGATCAGCCCGAATGGTAAAACCCTCGTCAGTGCCGGTGACACGATCATGCTGTGGAATCTCAAAACCGGCAAACACTTAGAAACTTTGTTAGGGCACGCTAACTATGTCAGTTCAGTTGCGATCACGCCTGATGGCAAAACCCTAATTAGTGGCAGTCGGGATCAAACGATTAAGATTTGGCAGATGCCGTAG